A stretch of the Veillonella parvula DSM 2008 genome encodes the following:
- a CDS encoding bile acid:sodium symporter family protein: MKASVFMSVIRSINHLFNSYLSWIVLLMAVLAYMLPAVFSWMTPYIAYMLQFVMFAMGLTLTAQVFIDVFKQPMKVILVSVIQFLWMPLAGFLVALAFNFPPEVGIGFILLGACPGGTASNVMTFLANGNVPLSVSATTVSTLLAPILTPLFVVLYAGATSSIEIQFMPMFISIVKIVLVPIILGIVLNYFIGSKIEPVKSVCPTIAAIAVLLILAAVTAVNQKQIAETGLIIFVACLVQNLSGYVVTYLVCKALSIDVSSRRAMQIEVAMQNSALSVSLALKHFTPQAAVAGAVFSIIHNFTGSIFAGICRKHDDQEKLENA; encoded by the coding sequence ATGAAAGCGAGTGTTTTTATGAGTGTTATTCGTTCTATTAATCACTTATTCAATAGTTATCTATCCTGGATAGTACTATTGATGGCTGTTTTAGCATATATGCTACCTGCAGTATTTTCTTGGATGACTCCTTATATTGCTTACATGCTACAGTTTGTTATGTTTGCGATGGGGTTAACATTAACGGCTCAAGTCTTTATTGATGTATTTAAGCAACCAATGAAGGTTATTCTCGTATCCGTAATCCAATTCTTATGGATGCCATTGGCAGGTTTCTTAGTAGCCTTAGCATTTAATTTTCCTCCAGAAGTTGGGATTGGTTTTATCTTGTTGGGTGCATGTCCTGGTGGTACTGCTTCTAATGTAATGACCTTCCTTGCAAATGGTAATGTTCCCTTATCCGTATCAGCAACAACTGTATCCACATTATTGGCACCTATTTTAACGCCTTTATTTGTCGTATTATATGCTGGTGCAACATCTTCTATTGAAATTCAATTTATGCCAATGTTTATATCCATTGTAAAAATCGTATTGGTACCAATCATTTTAGGTATTGTATTGAATTACTTTATTGGCTCTAAAATTGAGCCAGTTAAATCTGTATGTCCAACGATTGCAGCCATCGCAGTGTTGCTTATCTTGGCAGCTGTAACTGCAGTTAACCAAAAACAAATTGCTGAAACTGGTCTCATTATCTTTGTAGCATGTTTAGTACAAAATTTGAGTGGTTATGTTGTGACATACTTGGTATGTAAAGCCCTCAGTATTGATGTGTCTTCTCGTCGTGCTATGCAAATCGAAGTGGCTATGCAAAATTCTGCATTATCAGTATCTTTAGCACTTAAACATTTTACGCCACAAGCTGCGGTAGCAGGTGCAGTATTCTCCATTATTCATAACTTTACGGGCTCCATCTTTGCGGGGATTTGCCGTAAACATGATGATCAAGAAAAGCTGGAAAATGCATAA
- the gltX gene encoding glutamate--tRNA ligase — MSSMKVRFAPSPTGPFHIGGARSALFNWLLARKEKGTFVLRIEDTDLTRSTRESEENIKASLQWLGMNWDEGIDVGGNNGPYRQTERLDLYKEVTQRLLDEGKAYECYCTPEELDAVRQDQMERGETPKYNGHCEHLDEETKAKYIAEGRKPTIRLRVPLNKTYAFDDMVRGHVSFESNGVGDFVIVKSDGIPVYNFAVVMDDHMMGITHVIRAEEHLSNTPRQMAIYEALGWEVPKFGHISLILGKDYKKMSKRHGATSVEQYKQLGYLPEALVNFLALLGWAPEGEEEFFTQDELIQAFSMDRVAKNPAVFDIDKLNHINFHYMKNLSDEELFHLCLPHLKEVGLAPDSLNQADIDWLTLLCSTFRDHISYGAQIKDHVGLFMGETVFLEEGHEEELRAVLNEETASIVLCAFRNALAELDEITPEVVKATIKAVMKETSLKGKFVFMPIRVALTGQMHGPDLNNIVTLLGKEKCLHRLDNVGALTK, encoded by the coding sequence ATGAGTTCCATGAAAGTTCGTTTTGCTCCAAGCCCTACGGGACCATTCCATATTGGTGGTGCTCGTTCTGCTTTGTTTAACTGGCTATTAGCACGTAAGGAAAAAGGCACATTTGTATTGCGCATTGAAGATACAGATTTAACTCGTTCTACACGTGAAAGTGAAGAGAATATTAAAGCTTCCTTACAATGGCTTGGCATGAACTGGGATGAAGGCATTGATGTAGGCGGTAATAATGGTCCTTACCGTCAAACAGAACGTCTTGATTTATATAAAGAAGTAACACAACGCTTATTGGATGAAGGTAAAGCTTATGAGTGTTATTGCACCCCTGAAGAGTTAGATGCGGTGCGTCAAGATCAAATGGAGCGTGGGGAAACACCGAAATACAATGGTCATTGTGAACACTTAGATGAAGAGACAAAGGCTAAATACATTGCTGAAGGTCGTAAACCTACAATTCGTTTGCGTGTACCGTTGAATAAAACATATGCTTTTGATGATATGGTACGTGGGCATGTATCCTTTGAATCTAATGGTGTTGGTGATTTTGTAATTGTAAAATCTGATGGCATTCCTGTATATAACTTTGCTGTAGTAATGGACGATCATATGATGGGGATTACTCACGTTATTCGTGCGGAAGAACATCTATCCAATACACCTCGACAAATGGCCATATATGAAGCTCTTGGCTGGGAAGTCCCTAAGTTTGGTCATATTTCTTTAATTCTTGGTAAAGACTACAAGAAAATGTCCAAACGTCATGGTGCTACTTCTGTTGAACAATACAAACAATTAGGCTACTTACCAGAAGCACTTGTAAACTTCTTGGCACTTCTTGGTTGGGCTCCTGAAGGTGAAGAAGAATTCTTCACACAAGATGAATTAATTCAGGCTTTTTCTATGGATCGGGTAGCGAAAAATCCTGCTGTGTTTGATATTGATAAATTGAACCATATAAATTTCCACTACATGAAGAATTTGAGTGATGAAGAATTATTCCACCTTTGTTTGCCGCATTTGAAAGAGGTTGGTTTAGCTCCAGATAGCTTGAATCAAGCTGATATCGATTGGTTGACATTATTATGCTCTACATTCCGTGATCATATTAGCTATGGTGCTCAAATCAAAGATCATGTAGGCTTGTTTATGGGCGAAACAGTATTCCTTGAAGAGGGGCATGAAGAAGAATTGCGTGCTGTATTGAATGAAGAAACAGCTTCAATAGTTCTCTGCGCTTTCCGGAATGCATTGGCTGAACTTGATGAAATTACACCTGAAGTTGTAAAAGCAACAATCAAGGCCGTAATGAAAGAAACCTCTTTAAAAGGTAAATTCGTATTTATGCCAATTCGTGTAGCTTTAACAGGTCAAATGCATGGTCCAGATTTGAATAATATTGTTACATTACTTGGTAAAGAAAAGTGCTTACATCGTTTAGATAATGTAGGTGCATTAACAAAATAA
- the ispD gene encoding 2-C-methyl-D-erythritol 4-phosphate cytidylyltransferase: MGKAISCIVLAAGAGRRMGYKENKIFIPLGGYSIIQRTIQNVEKIEGLKEIILVVAEGEQEYMSNHIQGLDLHIPVKIVLGGRERQHSVAYGLKAVSEDSNIVLVHDGARPLASRELFDAVVRAAIEYGAATVGVPATDTIKRVNTEHTVIETLKRSELYQIQTPQGFQKELFKAAHQKAHDKKYLGTDDVSLVEYLGLPVHIVDGDYCNIKVTTPNDIVVAKRYLGIEDKRMRVGFGYDIHQLKAGRPCILGGVQIESDLGPDGHSDADVLIHALMDALLGAAGLRDIGYYFPPEDDQYKGISSMLLLEKVNFLLKERGLQAYNIDIMVISETPKLKPHIDMMKMNLQSILEIPLDRISIKATTNEMLGAIGRREGIAAQAVVSVYEGEI, encoded by the coding sequence ATGGGCAAGGCAATTAGTTGTATCGTTCTCGCTGCAGGTGCTGGTCGCCGTATGGGATACAAAGAAAATAAGATATTTATTCCTTTAGGAGGATATTCTATTATTCAACGTACCATACAGAATGTAGAAAAGATTGAAGGTTTAAAAGAAATTATTCTTGTTGTAGCTGAAGGCGAACAAGAATATATGTCTAACCATATTCAAGGGTTGGATTTGCATATTCCTGTAAAGATAGTACTTGGTGGAAGAGAACGTCAACATTCTGTGGCATATGGACTCAAAGCTGTATCAGAAGATAGTAATATTGTGCTGGTTCATGATGGAGCGCGTCCATTAGCATCTAGGGAACTGTTTGATGCTGTTGTTAGGGCTGCAATAGAATATGGAGCTGCTACTGTAGGTGTCCCTGCTACGGATACGATTAAACGGGTTAATACAGAGCATACTGTAATAGAAACATTAAAACGCAGTGAATTATACCAAATTCAAACGCCACAAGGCTTTCAAAAAGAACTATTTAAAGCGGCCCATCAAAAGGCTCATGATAAAAAATATTTAGGCACTGATGATGTGTCCCTCGTTGAGTATTTAGGGCTGCCTGTGCATATAGTAGATGGAGATTACTGTAATATTAAAGTGACTACACCTAATGATATTGTTGTAGCAAAACGATATTTAGGAATTGAGGATAAACGTATGCGCGTTGGATTTGGTTATGATATTCATCAATTAAAAGCAGGTCGTCCTTGTATCTTAGGTGGTGTTCAAATCGAATCTGACCTTGGCCCTGATGGCCATTCCGATGCGGATGTTCTCATCCATGCCTTGATGGATGCCCTGTTGGGAGCTGCAGGTTTACGGGATATTGGATACTATTTTCCACCTGAAGATGACCAGTATAAAGGGATTTCTAGTATGCTTTTACTAGAAAAAGTAAATTTCTTATTGAAAGAACGTGGGTTACAAGCCTATAATATTGATATTATGGTTATTTCTGAGACACCTAAATTAAAGCCTCACATTGATATGATGAAAATGAATTTACAGTCTATTTTAGAGATACCATTAGATCGCATTAGTATTAAAGCGACAACGAATGAAATGCTAGGGGCTATTGGGCGCCGCGAAGGCATTGCTGCACAAGCTGTCGTTTCTGTATATGAAGGAGAGATTTAA
- a CDS encoding PIN/TRAM domain-containing protein, which yields MIYRILRYVIAILVGTAAYVGMDSLAPIIDPYLVSQFESFGDMSLTIARIAVLIVGTLLGLVIGYLISSFILKQGLVIAKRLERILTHIPNQELIAGTIGLLFGLIIANLIGVAFNQVPIIGPYIPIILSAIFGYSGLKIMARKGPEMYNNYVQQWGGDSTKKTSRFKMFSTHKLDKSSSTPKLLDTSVIIDGRIKELCATGFIEGPLMVPLFVLNELQVISDSADATKRNRGRRGLDILKDMQDANKVAIEVVEDDYDDLVEVDSKLMRLALDKQWKLMTNDFNLNKVARVQGIEVLNLNELANVLKPALIAGEWIRVQIMKEGKEVHQGVAYLDDGTMIVVEDGKPYVGQNVEVMVTSILQTSAGRMIFARVDGGQNGQGN from the coding sequence ATGATTTATCGGATTTTACGCTATGTAATAGCCATTTTAGTAGGTACAGCAGCCTACGTGGGAATGGATAGCTTAGCACCTATTATTGACCCGTATTTGGTTTCTCAATTTGAATCTTTTGGGGACATGTCATTAACAATTGCACGCATTGCAGTATTAATCGTAGGTACTCTATTAGGCCTTGTTATTGGTTATCTGATTTCATCATTTATTTTGAAACAAGGTTTAGTAATTGCTAAAAGATTAGAGCGTATTCTTACTCATATTCCAAATCAAGAATTGATTGCAGGCACCATCGGTTTATTATTCGGCCTTATTATTGCAAATCTAATTGGTGTTGCATTCAATCAAGTACCTATTATAGGACCTTATATTCCTATAATTTTGAGTGCTATTTTTGGATATAGTGGACTTAAAATCATGGCTCGTAAAGGCCCCGAAATGTATAATAATTACGTACAACAATGGGGAGGAGATAGCACTAAAAAAACAAGTCGTTTTAAAATGTTTTCAACTCATAAATTAGATAAATCCTCTAGTACGCCAAAATTACTAGATACTTCAGTTATCATTGATGGTCGTATCAAAGAACTATGTGCTACGGGTTTTATTGAAGGTCCTCTTATGGTGCCACTATTTGTATTAAATGAGTTACAGGTAATTTCTGACTCTGCGGATGCTACGAAACGCAACCGTGGTCGACGTGGCCTTGATATTTTGAAGGATATGCAAGATGCCAATAAGGTTGCTATAGAGGTCGTTGAAGATGATTATGATGATCTTGTAGAGGTTGATTCAAAACTTATGCGACTTGCTTTAGATAAGCAATGGAAGTTGATGACAAATGACTTTAACTTGAATAAGGTGGCTCGTGTACAAGGTATAGAAGTACTTAACCTCAATGAATTGGCAAATGTATTAAAACCTGCTCTAATCGCTGGAGAATGGATTCGCGTTCAAATCATGAAAGAAGGTAAGGAAGTACACCAAGGTGTGGCTTATCTCGATGATGGCACGATGATTGTCGTAGAGGATGGTAAGCCTTATGTTGGTCAAAATGTAGAGGTTATGGTTACATCCATATTACAAACGAGTGCTGGTCGTATGATCTTTGCTCGTGTAGATGGAGGACAAAATGGGCAAGGCAATTAG
- the radA gene encoding DNA repair protein RadA, translated as MAKAKSVFFCQNCGAESSKWMGRCPQCGEWNTLVEEIIKETKHSRTPSRGVGNQTAKPTALPDIEISSIARVSTTFGEIDRVLGGGIVPGALMLLGGDPGIGKSTLLLQVSQKVADTVGAVLYASGEESQLQLKLRAERLHINTERLQVIADTDLDHILEQAEAMTPSLLVIDSIQTMYTGDIDAAPGSVSQVRECTSRLLRFCKERNIPTVIIGHVTKEGNIAGPRMLEHMVDVVLYFEGERSYQFRILRSIKNRFGSTSETGIFAMVEEGLQELSNPSASLLAERSDEESGSAVMIYLEGVRPILVEVQSLVVTTAFGMPRRTAIGYDLNRLIVLLAVLEKRCGFTLGNKDVYVNVIGGLKVNEPACDLSMAVAIVSNLKNRIVPTDMVILGEVGLTGNVRSIPRIEQRINEAKKLGFKKFIIPEGNYKQIKDNDSSIKIKGVKSIQEAMQLVFS; from the coding sequence ATGGCAAAAGCAAAATCAGTATTCTTTTGTCAAAATTGTGGGGCTGAATCCTCTAAATGGATGGGCCGTTGTCCACAATGTGGAGAATGGAATACATTAGTTGAAGAAATAATTAAAGAAACTAAACATAGTCGAACACCTTCTCGAGGTGTTGGAAATCAAACGGCGAAGCCTACTGCCTTGCCAGATATCGAAATCTCTTCTATTGCACGCGTATCTACAACCTTTGGTGAAATTGACCGTGTATTAGGTGGGGGTATAGTGCCGGGTGCTCTAATGCTTTTAGGTGGTGATCCTGGTATTGGTAAATCTACTCTGTTACTACAGGTTTCTCAGAAGGTAGCCGATACAGTAGGAGCAGTTCTTTATGCATCTGGTGAAGAGTCTCAGTTACAACTTAAACTTCGAGCAGAACGACTGCATATTAATACTGAACGGTTACAAGTTATTGCAGATACTGATCTAGATCATATATTGGAGCAAGCTGAAGCAATGACTCCTTCCTTACTAGTCATTGACTCTATACAAACTATGTATACTGGAGATATAGATGCTGCGCCAGGCAGTGTTAGTCAAGTTCGTGAATGCACATCTCGCCTACTTCGCTTCTGTAAAGAACGAAATATACCTACTGTAATCATTGGTCATGTAACAAAGGAAGGCAACATTGCAGGGCCTCGTATGTTAGAGCATATGGTAGATGTAGTGCTTTACTTTGAAGGGGAGCGTTCCTATCAATTCCGTATATTACGGTCTATTAAAAACCGTTTTGGATCTACATCAGAAACAGGCATTTTTGCCATGGTAGAGGAAGGGTTACAGGAATTGTCCAATCCGTCTGCTTCTCTTTTAGCCGAGCGTTCCGATGAAGAAAGCGGCAGTGCCGTCATGATTTACCTTGAAGGGGTTCGTCCCATCTTAGTAGAGGTACAAAGCTTGGTAGTTACTACGGCCTTTGGTATGCCACGACGCACGGCGATAGGTTACGATCTCAATCGATTAATCGTATTATTGGCTGTTTTAGAAAAACGCTGTGGCTTTACATTAGGTAATAAAGATGTATATGTAAATGTTATCGGTGGTCTCAAGGTAAATGAACCGGCTTGTGATTTATCTATGGCGGTTGCTATAGTATCAAACTTAAAAAATCGTATCGTGCCAACAGATATGGTTATCTTAGGTGAAGTAGGCTTAACTGGTAATGTTCGCAGTATTCCTCGCATTGAACAGCGTATTAATGAAGCTAAGAAATTAGGTTTTAAAAAGTTTATTATTCCTGAAGGCAACTATAAACAAATCAAGGATAATGATAGTTCTATCAAAATTAAAGGTGTCAAATCTATACAAGAGGCGATGCAACTCGTATTTTCATAA
- a CDS encoding ATP-dependent Clp protease ATP-binding subunit, protein MMQRFTDDAQRVLSLAQEAALELGHDYVGTEHVLIGLTKVKNGVAAKALEELGLVTEDIFEAVEEHVGRGNKKATSIYMTPRVKHVLELAIQVANHMNHNYVGTEHILLGLLSDGSGVAVAILRAMNIRSNDVVEAIRSILGSNKGSNNGGQEGINSNNDLGELSDFATDLNESAKQGKIDPVIGRDTEIQRVIQILSRRTKNNPVLIGEPGVGKTAIAEGLAQRIVTGNVPEILRNKRIISLSIGSMLAGAKYRGEFEERLKKAIDEVQQHDDMIIFIDEIHTLVGAGATEGAMDAANILKPALARGEFQVIGATTLDEYKKHIEKDAALERRFQPVQVGEPNEEDALEILKGLRDRYEAFHKAKITDEALTAAVSLSSRYITDRFLPDKAIDVVDEAASKVRMKVFSAAPDVKALEDRLNTVKKEKEAAVTSQDFEKAAKLRDEEQSLVKEIGDKKSIAKEKSDQKLIVTEEDIAAVVAQWTGIPVAKIAEEESATLLHLEEELHKRVVGQDEAVTAVAKAVRRARAGLKDPKRPIGSFLFLGPTGVGKTELARALASSLFGDESAMIRLDMSEYMEKHTVSRLVGAPPGYVGYEEGGQLTDAVRRKPYSVILLDEVEKAHADFFNILLQVLDDGRLTDSQGRTVDFRNTVIIMTSNLGAKALHKNSPELGFLAAKKADSNVDENKGIDFKEAKKSVMDAVKRYFRPEFLNRIDEMIVFHPLTEEDLKEIVTILMSDVTKRLEERDLQLEISPEAMKLLVKEGSDFTMGARPLKRAIQRLIEDPVSDLILKGDAKEGKIIKADAKDNDLVVSI, encoded by the coding sequence ATGATGCAACGGTTTACAGACGATGCACAGCGTGTTCTTTCGTTAGCTCAAGAGGCTGCTTTGGAGTTAGGACATGACTATGTCGGTACTGAACACGTACTCATCGGCCTTACAAAGGTTAAAAATGGTGTAGCAGCTAAAGCTTTAGAAGAGCTTGGCCTTGTTACAGAAGATATTTTTGAAGCTGTAGAAGAACATGTAGGACGTGGTAATAAAAAGGCAACATCAATATATATGACACCTCGCGTTAAACATGTACTTGAGCTTGCCATTCAAGTAGCAAATCACATGAATCACAATTACGTTGGTACTGAGCATATTCTATTGGGCCTACTTAGCGATGGTAGCGGTGTTGCAGTTGCTATTTTACGAGCTATGAATATACGTAGTAATGACGTAGTAGAAGCAATTCGTAGTATTCTTGGCTCGAATAAAGGTAGCAATAATGGTGGTCAAGAGGGAATAAATAGCAATAATGATTTAGGTGAGCTGTCAGATTTTGCAACTGACCTTAATGAGTCTGCTAAACAAGGTAAGATTGATCCCGTTATTGGTCGCGATACGGAGATTCAACGAGTCATTCAAATTCTCAGTCGTAGAACTAAAAATAATCCTGTTCTTATCGGTGAACCAGGTGTAGGTAAAACAGCTATTGCCGAAGGCTTGGCACAGCGCATTGTGACTGGTAATGTACCGGAGATTTTGCGTAATAAACGCATTATATCTCTTAGTATTGGCTCTATGTTAGCGGGTGCTAAGTACCGTGGTGAATTTGAAGAACGGTTAAAAAAAGCTATCGATGAAGTACAACAACATGATGATATGATTATCTTTATAGATGAAATTCATACATTGGTTGGGGCAGGTGCTACTGAAGGTGCTATGGATGCAGCTAATATCTTAAAGCCAGCTTTGGCACGAGGTGAATTCCAAGTTATCGGTGCCACAACACTTGATGAATATAAGAAACATATAGAAAAAGATGCTGCTTTAGAGCGTCGTTTTCAACCCGTTCAAGTAGGAGAGCCTAACGAAGAGGATGCTCTTGAAATTTTAAAGGGCTTAAGAGATCGGTATGAAGCTTTCCATAAGGCTAAGATTACAGATGAGGCATTAACAGCAGCTGTGTCTTTATCTAGCCGATATATTACAGATCGATTCTTGCCTGATAAGGCTATCGATGTAGTCGATGAAGCTGCATCTAAGGTTCGTATGAAAGTATTTTCTGCAGCACCTGATGTTAAAGCATTAGAGGATCGCCTCAATACAGTTAAGAAAGAAAAAGAAGCGGCTGTTACGTCTCAAGATTTCGAAAAGGCTGCAAAGCTTCGCGATGAAGAACAATCACTAGTAAAAGAAATTGGTGATAAAAAATCTATCGCTAAAGAAAAAAGTGATCAAAAGTTAATAGTAACAGAGGAAGACATAGCTGCTGTAGTAGCACAATGGACAGGCATTCCAGTGGCTAAAATTGCAGAAGAAGAGTCTGCAACCTTACTACATTTAGAAGAAGAACTTCATAAACGCGTAGTAGGTCAAGATGAGGCTGTTACTGCTGTAGCTAAAGCTGTACGCCGTGCAAGGGCTGGATTAAAAGACCCAAAACGGCCTATTGGTTCATTCTTGTTCCTTGGGCCAACTGGTGTAGGGAAAACTGAGCTAGCAAGAGCGCTTGCATCCTCCTTGTTCGGCGATGAATCTGCTATGATTCGACTTGATATGTCTGAATATATGGAAAAACATACTGTGTCTCGCTTAGTCGGTGCCCCTCCAGGTTATGTAGGCTATGAAGAAGGTGGCCAATTAACAGATGCGGTACGTCGTAAACCATATAGCGTTATCCTCCTCGATGAAGTGGAAAAGGCACATGCAGATTTCTTTAATATTTTGTTACAAGTTCTTGATGATGGTCGTCTTACTGATAGTCAAGGAAGAACTGTAGATTTCAGAAATACAGTTATTATTATGACAAGTAACTTAGGTGCTAAAGCTTTACATAAAAACTCTCCAGAACTTGGTTTCTTAGCAGCTAAAAAGGCTGATTCTAATGTTGATGAAAATAAAGGAATTGATTTTAAAGAGGCTAAGAAGTCGGTAATGGATGCGGTAAAACGTTATTTTAGACCTGAGTTTTTAAACCGCATCGATGAAATGATTGTATTCCATCCATTAACTGAAGAGGACTTAAAAGAAATTGTAACTATCTTGATGAGTGATGTTACAAAACGTCTTGAAGAGCGTGATTTACAATTAGAAATCTCTCCTGAGGCTATGAAATTACTCGTTAAGGAAGGCTCTGATTTTACGATGGGGGCTCGACCATTAAAACGTGCTATTCAACGTTTAATTGAGGACCCAGTGTCGGATCTTATTTTGAAAGGAGATGCAAAAGAAGGCAAAATTATTAAAGCAGATGCAAAGGATAATGATCTTGTTGTATCAATATGA
- a CDS encoding protein arginine kinase: MLDTILDSPLSQWLCQDTEATDHIVISSRIRLARNFDDILFTNREDTVSLEKVNTISRGLLPILKKADEHQYTNISLEQLSQRERAVLVEKHLMSPALEEKLLYRNLIVSDDASIAIMVNEEDHLRIQSMAPGLKLQQAYNHAVQIDKAIEAKYPYAFDERFGYLTACPTNVGTGLRASVMLHLPALTLSGRITRLIRNIIQLGYSVRGLYGEGSEALGCIYQISNQRTMGISEEATIEQLIKIVEGIIAEERKSRQSLLHNDKEGLEDILWRSYGVLQYARRVSGKEALSKLSDIQLGVDLEILPFWGKDTFNELVAITRPNFLSKYLGSENLTDTDRDSYRAKVIRQKISN; this comes from the coding sequence ATGTTAGATACTATATTGGACTCTCCGCTAAGTCAGTGGCTGTGTCAGGATACAGAGGCGACTGACCACATTGTAATTTCAAGTCGTATACGATTGGCGAGAAATTTTGATGATATATTGTTTACGAATCGTGAAGATACAGTTTCCTTAGAAAAAGTGAATACAATCTCTCGAGGCCTATTGCCAATATTAAAAAAGGCTGATGAGCATCAATATACAAATATTAGCCTTGAGCAATTAAGTCAACGTGAACGTGCTGTCTTAGTTGAAAAACATTTAATGAGTCCTGCTTTAGAGGAAAAATTACTGTATCGTAATTTGATCGTATCTGATGATGCTTCTATCGCAATTATGGTAAATGAAGAAGATCATTTACGTATTCAATCTATGGCTCCAGGACTTAAATTGCAACAAGCTTATAATCATGCAGTTCAAATTGATAAAGCTATCGAAGCAAAATACCCTTATGCCTTTGATGAGCGATTTGGTTATTTAACTGCTTGCCCCACTAATGTGGGTACAGGTTTACGGGCCTCTGTTATGTTACACTTACCCGCATTGACGTTATCTGGTCGTATTACGAGACTCATTCGTAACATAATACAATTAGGTTACTCTGTACGAGGGTTGTATGGGGAAGGTTCCGAAGCTTTAGGTTGTATTTACCAGATTTCTAATCAACGAACGATGGGTATTAGTGAAGAAGCAACTATTGAGCAATTGATTAAAATCGTAGAAGGAATTATTGCAGAAGAACGAAAGTCTCGGCAATCTTTATTACACAATGATAAAGAAGGTTTGGAAGATATACTTTGGCGATCCTATGGAGTTTTACAATATGCACGCCGTGTAAGCGGTAAAGAGGCACTTAGTAAGCTTAGTGATATTCAATTAGGTGTAGATTTAGAAATATTACCATTCTGGGGTAAAGATACTTTTAATGAGCTTGTTGCTATAACTAGACCAAACTTCCTCTCTAAATATTTAGGTAGTGAAAATTTGACAGATACCGATCGCGACAGCTATCGTGCAAAGGTGATACGTCAAAAAATTTCAAATTAA
- a CDS encoding UvrB/UvrC motif-containing protein: protein MLCDHCHKNEATIHMTNIINNQKTEQHLCSACATELQQAGKLSPYSSFMNDMWDNNFFTNDFFKNMVYPDNLLKAHQSKRCPQCGITYDEFNRVGKFGCGQCYETFNSEINPLLERIQGSSEYEGAIPSRGTNVFKAKYEVKQLRRQLDTAIQAENFEEAAILRDKIKNLEVIIDGDNE, encoded by the coding sequence GTGTTATGTGATCATTGCCATAAAAATGAAGCTACTATCCATATGACTAATATCATAAATAATCAAAAGACTGAGCAACATCTTTGCAGTGCTTGTGCCACCGAGTTACAACAAGCTGGAAAATTATCTCCTTATAGTTCTTTTATGAATGATATGTGGGATAATAACTTTTTTACTAATGATTTTTTTAAGAATATGGTCTATCCAGATAACTTATTAAAAGCTCATCAATCTAAGAGATGCCCTCAGTGTGGTATTACTTATGATGAATTCAATCGGGTAGGTAAGTTTGGCTGTGGTCAATGTTATGAGACTTTTAATAGTGAAATAAATCCATTATTAGAACGAATACAAGGTAGTTCTGAGTATGAAGGGGCTATACCTAGTCGTGGTACTAATGTATTTAAAGCAAAGTATGAAGTAAAGCAATTGCGCCGTCAATTAGATACAGCTATTCAAGCTGAAAACTTTGAAGAAGCCGCAATTTTGAGAGATAAAATTAAAAATCTAGAAGTTATCATCGATGGTGATAACGAATAG
- a CDS encoding CtsR family transcriptional regulator, with amino-acid sequence MSMIADKIEKFILDRMREEQEKLILKRNELADELDCAPSQISYVLSTRFSNERGFDVESRRGLGGYIRIKKINPESSDSLPAVTTYRIYEGPNTVERLIDMRDVDQSLFQLLQSEKITRREAQLMHNSFATLIENVDVEERNDAVRQLYASMVDTLRKE; translated from the coding sequence ATGAGTATGATAGCTGATAAAATAGAAAAATTTATATTAGACCGTATGCGTGAAGAACAAGAAAAGCTAATTTTAAAGCGTAATGAATTGGCTGATGAATTAGATTGTGCGCCATCCCAAATTAGTTACGTGTTAAGTACGCGTTTTTCTAATGAGCGCGGTTTTGATGTTGAATCAAGACGTGGCTTGGGTGGATATATTCGAATCAAAAAAATTAACCCAGAAAGCTCAGATTCTTTACCTGCTGTTACAACTTATCGGATTTATGAAGGTCCAAATACGGTAGAACGATTAATTGATATGCGAGATGTAGATCAATCATTATTTCAATTATTACAATCTGAAAAGATTACCCGTCGTGAAGCTCAATTGATGCATAATTCTTTTGCTACATTAATTGAAAATGTAGACGTAGAAGAACGTAATGATGCTGTTCGTCAATTATATGCATCAATGGTGGACACTTTACGGAAGGAGTGA